From Asterias amurensis chromosome 3, ASM3211899v1, a single genomic window includes:
- the LOC139934335 gene encoding uncharacterized protein — translation MPKSFLVKCSVNHDCSYSENQSGTPSSDSACLEAADSDDVEVHSGVISKTRSLPWSFGKSCDDEKKYYFWQQSMLFTHKLSVKYSCSIHKMDQKTVSFASLKLVQGASKSWSPPMSTTDTPSVVLTTKSESVHNNDSKNSHLKVHTSKQKCPEHVMVCKTYKGLFKQKQSHCGDYKLEDPQRYFTCKYCNKHYMSLGALKMHIRTHTLPCKCQFCDKSFSRAWLLKGHIRTHTGEKPFSCSYCLRAFADHSNLRAHLQTHFDMKRYSCQSCSKSFSRMSMLVKHQETGCLTEIHHSNELYI, via the exons ATGCCGAAATCTTTTCTTGTTAAGTGTTCAGTTAACCACGACTGCTCCTACAGCGAAAACCAAAGTGGAACACCAAGCTCAGATTCAGCTTGTTTAGAAG CTGCTGATAGCGATGATGTTGAGGTACATAGTGGCGTCATCTCCAAAACACGCTCTCTTCCTTGGTCATTTGGAAAATCTTGCGATGATGAAAAGAAGTACTACTTTTGGCAACAAAGTATGTTATTCACACATAAATTGTCCGTGAAGTATTCTTGCAGCATCCATAAAATGGATCAAAAAACTGTATCTTTTGCCAGCCTTAAACTAGTACAAGGTGCAAGTAAGTCCTGGTCACCTCCCATGTCGACTACTGATACACCTTCTGTTGTGTTGACAACCAAATCTGAAAGCGTTCACAACAACGACAGCAAGAACAGCCACCTTAAAGTTCATacatcaaaacaaaagtgtCCTGAACATGTAATGGTTTGCAAAACTTATAAGGGACTGTTCAAACAAAAGCAATCTCATTGTGGTGATTATAAGCTGGAAGATCCCCAAAGGTATTTTACCTGCAAGTACTGTAATAAGCACTACATGTCTTTGGGAGCTTTGAAGATGCATATTCGAACTCACACATTGCCATGTAAATGCCAATTTTGTGACAAGTCATTTTCAAGAGCTTGGCTGCTGAAAGGTCATATCCGCACTCATACAGGGGAGAAGCCATTTTCTTGTTCTTATTGTCTGCGTGCCTTTGCTGATCACTCAAACCTTCGAGCTCATCTTCAAACCCATTTTGACATGAAGCGGTACAGCTGCCAGTCTTGTTCCAAGAGCTTCTCAAGAATGTCAATGTTGGTCAAACACCAGGAGACGGGTTGTTTGACTGAAATCCATCATTCAAATGAACTTTACATCTAA